CCAAAACGGATTAAGACAAACCCAAAACGTCACGGAATGTTGAGCCGTAGTCCACACCGTCAACGATCAAGATAGCGGCCTCTGGATCAACCTCATACAGCACCTGACCGTCCCATTCATCACGGTAGTAGAGCACTGACAACTTGGTCGTCATGCTGACCTTTTTATTGGGCTCCCACGGCTCTTCTTTAACATTTTTGGCAAAGGCGCGAACCGTGATCTCACGCTTGGCTGCGGTGCCGTCCTGCTTGACGTACATCCCCTTGATTTTGTAAGCAAAGCTGACGCTGGGCTTGTGCCCGACCTGCTTCATGATGTCGGGCGTGTAGGTGTTGTAAGTCATTTCGATTTCCATGGCTTTTTCAAGCCGGCCCATCAACACCTCAATTGACCCCGTGAATCCGCCCGCAGAAAACTCTTCGACTTTCAGCGCAAAATCAGGCAAATCAATCTTACTGATGTCCCCTGCATGACCACGCCCCTCAACGAAGACCGAAAAACCAGTTAAAATATTACGGCTCATGCAAATGCCTCCTCAAGTAAAGTGCCATTCCAATGGCTGGCCATGGTGATGTGTTCGGCCGTTGCAGGCTCGCACCAATCAAAGTCAAAACGCACATTGCCTTGCGCCAATTGATCGTAGGTGTTGTAATACTTATCCGCCCAGCACTTGGCACCCGGCATCAATACGCCAACATGTGGGGATGACAGGTGACGCAGGTATAAATTCACACCCTCGACCACGGCTTCCACAAAGTTTTTCGTGACGTTTTGATCGA
The window above is part of the Ephemeroptericola cinctiostellae genome. Proteins encoded here:
- a CDS encoding phage major tail tube protein is translated as MSRNILTGFSVFVEGRGHAGDISKIDLPDFALKVEEFSAGGFTGSIEVLMGRLEKAMEIEMTYNTYTPDIMKQVGHKPSVSFAYKIKGMYVKQDGTAAKREITVRAFAKNVKEEPWEPNKKVSMTTKLSVLYYRDEWDGQVLYEVDPEAAILIVDGVDYGSTFRDVLGLS